A single region of the Sphaeramia orbicularis chromosome 6, fSphaOr1.1, whole genome shotgun sequence genome encodes:
- the LOC115420472 gene encoding uncharacterized protein LOC115420472, producing the protein MYTKCRLNGLRVKKEDVRLVLKELNPTGVAVRRSRWLRRRKYFSKGPNFIWHLDSYDKLNGFIDGFSRKMIWLNAYTTSSDPKLIGGYYIEAVQCLGGCPRAVRGDLGTENGKVRDFQRALRINPPDETLDSYLEGASTANQRIENWWGFLHKECMEFWISLFLDLRDNGFFDGGFLDKRVLQFCCMGLIQDELDDTSRVWDAHTIRPSSNPNVPSGQPNLMYSLPELYKTRDCLSPADRNLVEQCKSQCVFRQPIPCDTDVYELCNFVMVENQLNLPRDPYQAIDLYLQLREKINACL; encoded by the exons ATGTACACTAAGTGCAGATTGAATGGTCTCCGTGTGAAAAAGGAGGATGTGCGACTTGTTTTGAAAGAACTGAATCCAACAGGAGTGGCAGTGAGACGCTCAAGATGGCTCCGAAGGCGCAAATATTTTTCCAAGGGCCCCAACTTTATCTGGCACTTAGATTCTTATGACAAACTTAATGGGTTCATTGACGGCTTCTCCAGGAAAATGATCTGGCTGAATGCATATACCACCAGTAGTGATCCCAAGCTAATTGGAGGTTACTATATTGAAGCTGTGCAGTGTTTGGGGGGCTGCCCCAGAGCGGTGAGGGGTGATCTTGGAACTGAAAACGGAAAAGTTAGAGACTTTCAGCGTGCTCTTCGCATTAACCCCCCAGATGAAACCCTTGATAGTTACCTGGAGGGAGCCAGCACTGCAAATCAAAGAATAGAAAACTGGTGGGGATTCTTGCACAAAGAATGTATGGAATTCTGGATATCTTTGTTTTTGGACTTGAGAGACAACGGATTCTTTGATGGAGGATTTCTGGACAAACGTGTGCTACAGTTTTGCTGCATGGGACTAATTCAA GATGAGCTGGATGACACCTCCAGAGTTTGGGACGCGCACACCATCAGACCATCCAGCAACCCAAATGTTCCCAGTGGACAGCCAAATCTGATGTACTCACTGCCAGAACTATACAAGACCAGGGATTGTCTTTCCCCAGCAGACAGAAACCTTGTTGAGCAGTGCAAAAGCCAGTGTGTCTTCCGTCAGCCCATTCCATGTGATACTGATGTTTATGAGCTGTGTAATTTTGTTATGGTTGAAAATCAGCTAAATCTTCCCAGGGACCCATATCAAGCCATAGACCTTTATCTACAGTTAAGAGAAAAAATTAATGCATGCCTGTAA